In the genome of Hymenobacter taeanensis, one region contains:
- a CDS encoding STAS/SEC14 domain-containing protein — protein MEHLYDTSPLSISYDPMHKWLYVEWKGMHNADSAKTGGELVLSYLDARPCSKMLNDNSLVTSDWEAGARWVGDQYYAMLADRGMRYVAWVCPPHWSARKSMETAMHFVTKPTVILFDDLATAYAWLQRQQ, from the coding sequence ATGGAGCACCTCTACGATACGTCTCCTCTCTCGATCTCCTACGACCCCATGCACAAATGGCTGTACGTGGAGTGGAAAGGCATGCACAACGCTGACTCGGCCAAAACGGGCGGAGAGCTGGTGTTATCTTACCTGGATGCCCGTCCCTGCAGCAAGATGCTCAACGACAATAGCCTGGTAACCAGTGACTGGGAAGCTGGGGCCCGCTGGGTAGGTGACCAGTATTACGCCATGCTGGCAGACCGCGGTATGCGCTACGTGGCCTGGGTGTGCCCCCCGCACTGGTCGGCCAGAAAATCCATGGAAACGGCCATGCATTTCGTAACCAAACCCACCGTCATCCTCTTCGACGACCTGGCCACCGCGTATGCCTGGCTGCAACGGCAGCAATAA
- a CDS encoding leucine-rich repeat-containing protein kinase family protein — protein sequence MHTLEQLRAGELAGIQRLDLSCGLTEFPQEIFDLADSLEILNLSGNALSSLPADLGRLHKLRILFCSDNQFTEVPSVLGQCPQLSMVGFKANEIHTLPAEALTPALRWLILTDNELRALPPELGQCTQLQKLMLAGNHLTHLPETMRACTRLELLRIADNDFTELPSWLLTLPRLSWLAYAGNPFCDPLETSIVGQHPISLINWQELEIQQQLGEGASGVIYKARWQRAEAVQDVAVKLFKGAVTSDGLPHSEMAACISAGPHPNLIAVEGKITQHPAHTEGLVLELIDPAFGNLAGPPSLASCTRDVYAPGTTFTPEAALRITTGIAAAAQHLHTRGIMHGDLYAHNILNTTAGESLLGDFGAACFFDVNEPQVAYALQRLEVRAFGCLLEELLAHCPAAPDTAAFQALRNLQQRCVQPQVEARPLFAEIQHALVEVLQNA from the coding sequence ATGCATACCCTTGAACAACTACGGGCCGGGGAGCTGGCCGGCATCCAGCGGCTTGATCTTTCATGCGGACTAACAGAATTCCCCCAGGAAATTTTCGACCTCGCCGACTCCCTGGAAATCCTCAACCTCTCGGGAAATGCTCTATCCTCGTTGCCCGCTGATCTGGGCCGACTGCACAAGCTGCGCATCCTGTTCTGCTCCGATAACCAGTTTACCGAGGTGCCCTCAGTGCTAGGCCAGTGCCCGCAGCTGAGCATGGTAGGGTTCAAGGCTAACGAGATTCACACCCTCCCCGCCGAGGCCCTGACGCCCGCCCTGCGCTGGCTTATCCTCACCGATAATGAGCTACGCGCCCTGCCCCCGGAGCTAGGCCAGTGTACCCAGCTCCAGAAGCTCATGCTGGCCGGCAACCACCTCACGCACCTGCCCGAAACCATGCGGGCCTGCACGCGCCTGGAGCTGCTCCGCATTGCCGACAACGATTTCACGGAGCTACCCAGTTGGTTGCTCACGCTGCCCCGGCTCTCGTGGCTGGCCTACGCCGGCAACCCCTTCTGCGACCCCCTGGAAACGTCCATCGTAGGCCAGCACCCCATCAGCCTCATCAACTGGCAGGAGCTCGAAATTCAGCAGCAACTGGGCGAAGGAGCCTCGGGGGTAATCTATAAAGCCCGTTGGCAGCGCGCTGAGGCAGTGCAAGATGTGGCGGTGAAGCTGTTCAAGGGAGCCGTGACCAGTGACGGCCTGCCCCATAGCGAGATGGCAGCGTGCATTAGCGCCGGCCCGCACCCCAACCTAATAGCCGTAGAGGGCAAGATCACTCAGCACCCCGCCCACACCGAAGGGCTGGTACTGGAGCTTATTGACCCTGCGTTTGGCAACCTGGCCGGGCCGCCCAGCCTGGCATCCTGCACCCGTGATGTGTACGCGCCCGGCACCACGTTCACGCCAGAAGCGGCCCTGCGCATTACCACGGGCATTGCCGCTGCCGCCCAGCACCTGCACACCCGCGGCATTATGCACGGCGACCTGTACGCCCACAACATTCTTAACACTACCGCCGGCGAAAGCCTGCTCGGCGACTTCGGGGCGGCCTGCTTTTTCGATGTAAACGAGCCGCAAGTGGCCTACGCCCTACAGCGCCTGGAAGTGCGGGCGTTTGGCTGTTTGCTGGAAGAGCTGTTGGCGCACTGTCCGGCTGCTCCCGATACAGCCGCGTTTCAGGCCCTGCGCAATTTGCAGCAGCGTTGTGTGCAGCCACAGGTGGAGGCCCGCCCACTGTTCGCGGAAATTCAGCACGCCTTGGTGGAAGTGTTACAGAACGCTTGA
- the uvrA gene encoding excinuclease ABC subunit UvrA, which yields MAKPSASTFATDFTGFVHVRGAREHNLKNVEVDIPRDALVVFTGVSGSGKSSLAFGTLYAEAQRRYLESVSPYARRLFHQMAVPEVDSIEGLPPAVALQQQRGTPTTRSSVGSVTTLSNLVRMLYSRAGDYPVGQSIVYAEGFSPNTPEGACPTCHGLGRIYEVTEQSMVPDPSLTIRERAIAAWPLAWGGQNQRDILVTIGYNVDIPWRDLPQKDRDWILFTEEQPVVPVYPGYSPEETQRALKRKEPPNYMGTFTSAKRHVLHTFANTQSPLMKKRALQYMLSTECPTCHGKRLRPESLAVKFAGLDIADLSGLPLKRVAALLKPYADSTAPGRKKHDAEHPEQAIVAQRIAADLCARLEVLLDLGLGYLSLERSTPTLSPGELQRLRLATQLYSNLFGVVYVLDEPSAGLHPSDTEALLAALASLKQAGNSLFVVEHNLDVIRKADWLVDVGPAAGEQGGKILYSGPPSGLADVPASQTRRFLYGKEEQETRTPRKPSGWLRLQGVTRNNLQQLEVEFPLGVFTTVTGVSGSGKSSLVSQVLVELVAEHLGQEVAAEQEEGDPLEQSAPLELGGQIVSGLEHIKRLVRVDQKPIGRTPRSNMATYTGLFDHVRKLFAATPAARKRRYDAGRFSFNVAKGRCENCQGEGFVMVELLFLPSVYAPCPVCHGARYNAKTLEITYRDKNVAEVLGLTVDAAWEFFDEEPTVQRALTVLREVGLGYLRLGQPATELSGGEAQRIKLATELQRAQRGNSLYVLDEPTTGLHPSDVEKLLVQLDGLVEAGNTVIVVEHDMRVVANSDWVMDIGPGAGDEGGRVVAAGTPAQIIKSKESRTAPYLARFMK from the coding sequence ATGGCAAAACCGTCTGCCTCAACTTTCGCCACTGATTTTACCGGCTTCGTGCACGTTCGGGGAGCCCGCGAGCATAATCTTAAAAACGTTGAAGTAGACATCCCGCGTGATGCCCTAGTGGTGTTTACCGGCGTATCTGGCTCCGGTAAGTCCAGCCTGGCTTTCGGCACGCTCTACGCCGAGGCTCAGCGTCGGTACCTGGAGTCGGTGTCGCCGTATGCGCGACGGCTGTTTCACCAGATGGCGGTGCCGGAAGTTGATTCCATTGAAGGCCTGCCGCCGGCCGTGGCCTTGCAGCAGCAGCGCGGCACGCCTACTACGCGCTCTTCGGTAGGCAGCGTGACTACGCTCTCCAACCTGGTGCGCATGCTCTACTCCCGAGCCGGCGACTACCCCGTAGGCCAGTCGATTGTGTACGCCGAGGGCTTTTCGCCCAACACACCGGAAGGCGCTTGCCCCACCTGCCACGGCCTGGGCCGAATTTATGAAGTAACGGAGCAAAGCATGGTGCCCGACCCATCCCTGACTATCCGGGAGCGGGCCATTGCGGCCTGGCCCCTGGCCTGGGGCGGCCAAAACCAGCGCGATATCCTCGTGACCATAGGCTATAACGTGGACATTCCGTGGCGTGACCTGCCCCAGAAGGACCGCGACTGGATTCTGTTTACTGAAGAACAACCCGTAGTGCCCGTGTACCCCGGCTACTCACCCGAGGAAACCCAGCGGGCCCTTAAGCGAAAGGAGCCGCCAAACTACATGGGCACCTTCACCAGCGCCAAGCGCCACGTGCTGCACACCTTTGCCAACACCCAGAGCCCCCTCATGAAAAAGCGGGCCCTGCAGTACATGCTCAGCACCGAGTGCCCCACCTGCCACGGCAAGCGCCTCCGCCCCGAGTCGCTGGCCGTGAAGTTCGCTGGCCTCGATATTGCCGACCTTTCGGGCTTGCCCCTGAAGCGCGTGGCGGCTCTCCTGAAGCCCTACGCCGACAGCACGGCCCCCGGCCGCAAAAAGCACGACGCCGAGCACCCTGAGCAGGCCATTGTAGCCCAGCGCATCGCCGCCGATCTGTGCGCCCGTTTGGAGGTGCTGCTTGATCTGGGTCTCGGCTATTTGTCCCTGGAGCGCAGCACGCCCACGTTGTCGCCGGGGGAGCTGCAGCGGCTGCGGTTAGCTACGCAATTGTATTCTAATCTATTTGGAGTGGTGTACGTGCTGGATGAGCCCTCCGCTGGCTTACACCCTTCCGACACGGAGGCCTTGCTGGCGGCGTTGGCTAGCCTGAAGCAGGCCGGTAATTCTCTGTTTGTAGTCGAGCATAATTTGGATGTAATTCGGAAGGCCGATTGGTTGGTGGACGTGGGCCCGGCGGCCGGGGAGCAGGGCGGTAAAATTCTGTACAGTGGCCCGCCAAGTGGCCTAGCCGACGTGCCAGCTTCTCAAACGCGCCGCTTCCTGTACGGGAAGGAAGAGCAAGAAACTCGCACCCCGCGCAAACCCAGCGGCTGGCTGCGCCTGCAGGGTGTCACACGCAACAACCTGCAGCAGTTGGAGGTGGAGTTCCCACTGGGTGTTTTCACTACTGTCACGGGTGTGTCGGGCTCCGGTAAATCGAGCCTTGTAAGCCAAGTACTGGTAGAACTGGTGGCCGAACATTTGGGACAGGAAGTAGCCGCCGAGCAAGAAGAGGGAGACCCGCTGGAGCAATCGGCGCCGCTGGAACTAGGCGGGCAGATTGTGAGTGGCCTGGAGCACATCAAGCGTCTGGTGCGCGTCGATCAGAAGCCGATTGGCCGCACGCCACGCTCTAACATGGCCACCTATACTGGCCTCTTCGACCACGTGCGCAAGCTGTTTGCCGCCACGCCCGCCGCCCGCAAGCGCCGCTACGATGCTGGCCGCTTCTCCTTCAACGTGGCCAAAGGTCGTTGCGAAAATTGCCAGGGTGAAGGCTTTGTGATGGTGGAGCTGCTGTTTCTGCCCAGCGTGTACGCACCCTGCCCGGTGTGCCATGGCGCCCGCTACAACGCTAAAACCCTGGAAATAACCTACCGCGACAAGAACGTTGCCGAGGTACTGGGCCTGACCGTTGATGCCGCCTGGGAGTTCTTTGATGAAGAGCCTACCGTGCAGCGCGCCCTCACGGTACTGCGTGAAGTAGGCCTCGGCTACCTGCGCCTGGGCCAGCCCGCCACTGAGCTGTCCGGCGGCGAAGCCCAGCGCATCAAACTTGCCACTGAGCTCCAACGAGCCCAGCGCGGCAACTCCCTCTACGTCCTCGACGAGCCCACCACTGGCCTACACCCCTCCGATGTAGAAAAGCTATTGGTGCAGCTAGATGGCTTGGTAGAAGCTGGTAACACTGTCATCGTAGTAGAGCACGATATGCGCGTAGTAGCCAACAGCGACTGGGTGATGGACATCGGCCCCGGGGCCGGCGACGAGGGTGGCCGGGTAGTAGCCGCCGGCACGCCCGCGCAAATCATCAAGTCCAAGGAAAGCCGCACTGCGCCCTACCTGGCCCGCTTCATGAAGTAA
- a CDS encoding DEAD/DEAH box helicase has product MPRKSELPPLPEDAPSSHQHVFESGALADLTRFEIENLCPTLPLLDTRLLAAVQPTTLAVNQGTFTGLGPAAGAGPAPTVTIEQLPGGLAVSCTCPTPKAALCEHQGLVLLSLLQRKELRVFFDPKPRHELLRAAARDYGLEQAQNLDTYFQLTYTRQGVEVEPRQPELYPVTATTKQELISQLLPPKRLPTPAPDTTHRLVIFSRHKYYGHLTIQLAEAALTAAGKVKNPVSVLNPLDSIWQTEDAQELKFYTGLGRFQNNYDDTRSAAAIAALRAILHNPAGLPFFAHNPTVSDKLTGPSLVPLLLRTARTDLRLTVEEKGEFFEVSGRLMLHDQPVDLQTVTVAFEYFIAVDKALYLVEDLEVWRVIEFFKKRNNTLLIHQSKFAEFQQDVLANLEDKLHIAYTYVRPATKRQRAASGYDEEPQKLLYLSDAGPHVEVLPVMRYGPKEVSVLSRRQLYSLDEAGQPFMVERDVTAETRFIAALVRQHPPFEEQLQQESFYVSKALFLREEWFPMAFEEWQSQQITILGFNQLKGNTLNPHRANITVQVTAETNWFDTELKVKFGQQHATLRHLYQAVRNRSHYVRLDDGTRGLLPLEWVEKFARYFAAGEVVEERIRTPHSNFSAIEELYNPEELTAEAQTQLAAFQAAAANFTGIAPVPVPPELQATLREYQRQGLNWLNFLDQFNFGGCLADDMGLGKTIQVLAFLLHQQALGHSAANLVVVPTSLVFNWQAEAARFAPSLRVHTFYGTGRPREPLNFDGYDIVLTTYNTLVSDVKALKGYRFNYAFLDEAQAIKNPESQRYKAACLLQARNRVVLTGTPVENNTFDLYGLLSFACPGLLGSKQQFAGHFATPIDKFKESKRARELQRKINPFMLRRTKAQVAAELPDKTEMVLYCEMGPEQRRVYEACKDDYRALLLGQHPDTPRVHSLHVLQGLTKLRQICDSPALLRNEEDYGQDSAKLAVLLDEIRSKASQHKILIFSQFVSMLNLIRRELQADEIPFAYLTGQTKDRAAAVARFQEDDSVRVFLISLKAGGVGLNLTAADYVYLVDPWWNPAVENQAIDRSHRLGQDKKVVAVRLVCPDTIEEKIMKLQETKRELAYDLVKTEAALLKALTQQELLDLFS; this is encoded by the coding sequence ATGCCCAGAAAATCGGAACTCCCGCCGCTCCCGGAGGACGCTCCCTCCTCTCACCAACACGTCTTCGAGTCGGGGGCGTTGGCTGACTTAACCCGGTTTGAGATTGAGAACCTGTGCCCCACCCTGCCACTACTGGATACGCGGCTGCTGGCGGCGGTGCAGCCTACCACACTGGCGGTAAACCAGGGCACGTTTACTGGCCTAGGCCCCGCCGCGGGTGCCGGTCCCGCGCCCACCGTAACCATTGAGCAACTCCCGGGTGGCCTAGCGGTATCCTGCACCTGCCCCACCCCCAAGGCCGCGCTGTGTGAGCACCAGGGCCTGGTGCTCCTGAGCCTGCTGCAGCGCAAGGAGCTGCGCGTGTTCTTCGACCCCAAACCGCGCCACGAGTTGCTGCGCGCCGCAGCCCGCGACTATGGCCTGGAGCAGGCCCAAAACCTTGATACCTATTTCCAGCTGACCTACACCCGGCAGGGCGTGGAGGTTGAGCCCCGGCAGCCTGAGCTTTACCCCGTCACGGCCACCACCAAGCAGGAACTGATAAGCCAGCTGCTGCCCCCTAAGCGCCTGCCCACCCCGGCCCCCGACACCACCCACCGGCTGGTAATATTCAGTCGGCATAAATACTACGGCCACCTCACCATTCAGCTGGCTGAAGCGGCTCTGACCGCCGCCGGCAAAGTTAAGAACCCCGTTTCGGTGCTGAACCCGTTGGATAGCATCTGGCAGACGGAGGATGCGCAGGAGCTGAAGTTCTACACTGGCCTGGGCCGCTTCCAGAACAACTACGATGACACCCGCTCCGCCGCGGCCATTGCGGCGCTGCGGGCCATTTTGCACAACCCGGCGGGCCTCCCCTTCTTCGCCCACAACCCCACCGTATCCGACAAGCTTACCGGCCCTTCTCTGGTGCCCCTGCTGCTGCGCACCGCCCGCACCGATTTGCGCCTGACTGTGGAGGAGAAAGGCGAGTTTTTCGAGGTATCAGGACGCCTGATGCTTCACGACCAGCCGGTAGACCTGCAGACGGTAACCGTAGCCTTTGAGTACTTTATTGCGGTTGATAAGGCGCTGTATTTGGTGGAAGACCTGGAGGTGTGGCGGGTGATTGAGTTTTTTAAGAAGCGCAACAACACCCTGCTTATTCACCAGTCGAAATTCGCGGAGTTCCAGCAGGATGTACTGGCTAATCTGGAAGACAAGCTCCACATTGCCTACACCTACGTGCGCCCCGCCACCAAACGCCAGCGCGCCGCCAGCGGCTACGATGAGGAGCCCCAGAAGCTGCTGTATCTCTCCGACGCCGGGCCCCACGTGGAGGTGCTGCCCGTGATGCGCTACGGCCCCAAGGAGGTGTCGGTACTCTCGCGGCGGCAATTATACTCTCTGGATGAAGCGGGGCAGCCCTTTATGGTGGAGCGGGATGTGACGGCCGAAACCCGCTTTATTGCAGCCTTGGTTCGGCAGCACCCGCCATTTGAGGAGCAGCTGCAGCAGGAGTCGTTTTACGTTTCCAAGGCGCTGTTCCTGCGCGAGGAGTGGTTTCCGATGGCGTTTGAGGAGTGGCAGAGCCAGCAGATTACCATTCTCGGTTTTAATCAGCTCAAGGGCAACACTCTCAACCCCCACCGGGCCAACATCACCGTGCAGGTGACGGCCGAAACCAACTGGTTTGACACCGAGCTAAAAGTAAAATTTGGCCAGCAGCACGCTACCCTGCGCCACCTCTACCAGGCCGTGCGCAACCGCAGCCACTACGTGCGTCTTGATGATGGCACCCGCGGCTTGCTGCCCCTGGAATGGGTAGAGAAGTTTGCGCGCTACTTCGCGGCCGGCGAGGTAGTAGAAGAGCGTATTCGCACGCCGCACAGCAACTTCTCGGCCATTGAGGAGCTCTACAACCCGGAAGAGCTAACGGCCGAAGCTCAGACTCAATTGGCCGCGTTCCAGGCCGCCGCCGCCAACTTCACCGGCATCGCGCCCGTGCCGGTGCCCCCGGAGCTGCAGGCCACCTTGCGTGAGTACCAGCGCCAGGGGCTCAACTGGCTGAACTTTCTCGACCAGTTCAACTTCGGGGGCTGCCTAGCCGATGATATGGGCCTCGGCAAAACCATTCAGGTGCTGGCCTTTTTGCTGCACCAGCAGGCTCTAGGCCACTCCGCTGCCAATTTGGTGGTGGTGCCTACTTCCCTCGTCTTCAACTGGCAGGCTGAAGCCGCCCGATTTGCCCCCAGCCTGCGTGTGCACACGTTCTATGGCACTGGGCGCCCCCGCGAGCCGCTGAACTTCGACGGCTACGATATCGTCCTGACGACGTATAACACGCTGGTTTCGGATGTTAAGGCGCTGAAAGGATACCGGTTCAACTACGCGTTTCTGGATGAGGCCCAGGCTATTAAAAATCCGGAGTCGCAGCGTTACAAGGCGGCTTGTTTGCTGCAGGCCCGCAACCGGGTAGTACTCACGGGTACGCCCGTAGAGAACAATACGTTTGATTTATACGGGCTGCTGTCGTTTGCCTGCCCTGGCCTGCTGGGCAGCAAGCAGCAGTTTGCCGGTCACTTCGCCACGCCCATTGATAAGTTTAAGGAGAGCAAACGGGCGCGGGAGCTGCAGCGCAAAATCAACCCGTTTATGCTGCGCCGCACCAAAGCCCAGGTAGCCGCCGAACTGCCTGATAAAACCGAGATGGTACTCTACTGCGAGATGGGCCCGGAGCAGCGCCGTGTGTACGAGGCCTGCAAAGACGACTACCGCGCCCTGCTCCTCGGCCAGCACCCCGACACGCCCCGCGTACACAGCCTGCACGTGCTGCAGGGCCTCACCAAGCTGCGCCAGATCTGTGACTCGCCCGCCCTGCTCCGCAACGAGGAAGACTACGGGCAGGACTCAGCCAAGCTGGCGGTGCTCCTGGATGAAATCCGCAGCAAAGCTTCTCAGCATAAAATTCTCATCTTCTCGCAGTTCGTTTCCATGCTAAACCTGATCAGGCGAGAACTGCAGGCCGATGAGATACCCTTCGCCTACCTCACTGGCCAGACCAAGGACCGCGCCGCGGCCGTAGCCCGGTTTCAGGAAGATGACTCGGTGCGCGTATTCCTGATTTCCCTGAAGGCGGGCGGCGTAGGCCTCAACCTCACCGCCGCCGACTACGTGTATCTGGTAGACCCGTGGTGGAACCCCGCCGTGGAAAATCAAGCCATTGACCGCAGCCACCGCCTGGGCCAAGACAAGAAAGTGGTAGCCGTGCGCCTCGTATGCCCCGATACCATCGAGGAGAAAATCATGAAGCTCCAGGAAACCAAGCGAGAACTGGCCTACGACCTTGTCAAGACTGAAGCCGCGCTGCTAAAAGCCCTCACCCAACAGGAGCTGCTGGATCTATTCAGTTAG
- the msrB gene encoding peptide-methionine (R)-S-oxide reductase MsrB, which translates to MLRWSDIVKFAKYSNPEPPRRMEQSEEAWAAQLTPAQFHIMRQKGTESPYRNAYCRSYEPGIYACVGCGSKLFDSTTKYHAISGWPSFTQPLTKSAIRYAFDDSHHMQRIEAQCNVCGSHLGHVFPDGPEPSGLRYCMNSESLVRLSLEEI; encoded by the coding sequence ATGCTACGTTGGAGTGATATCGTCAAATTTGCCAAGTACAGCAACCCCGAGCCACCCCGCCGAATGGAGCAGTCAGAGGAGGCGTGGGCGGCACAGCTGACTCCGGCCCAATTCCATATCATGCGCCAAAAGGGCACTGAGTCGCCCTACCGAAATGCCTATTGCCGCTCCTACGAGCCCGGCATCTACGCCTGCGTGGGGTGTGGCAGCAAGCTTTTTGATTCCACTACAAAGTATCATGCCATCTCGGGGTGGCCTAGCTTCACGCAGCCCCTTACCAAAAGCGCCATCCGCTACGCCTTCGACGACAGCCACCACATGCAGCGCATAGAAGCCCAGTGCAACGTCTGCGGCAGTCACCTAGGCCACGTCTTCCCCGACGGCCCTGAGCCCAGCGGCTTACGCTACTGTATGAACTCAGAGAGCTTGGTGCGGCTGAGTTTGGAGGAGATATAA
- a CDS encoding protein adenylyltransferase SelO: MSIQTETQAKPLEEAVFQNSFVDELKGEASMNKNPRQVPGYHFSRVTPTAVNAPKLLAWSEELGQYLGLVRPPEQGPAVEMLAGNRVAESMKPFAARYGGHQFGNWAGQLGDGRAMSLGELTAVDGSVWEVQLKGAGPTPYSRRADGRAVLRSSIREFLCSEAMYHLGVPTTRALSLVATGDQVVRDMFYDGNARPEPGAIVARVAPTFVRFGNFQILLATGEMDNLRALADYVIRHQYPELGEPSPAVYVRWFEEICRRTAVMIAHWQSVGFVHGVMNTDNMSILGLTIDYGPYGWLEPYDLDWTPNTTDFGGRRYAFGQQPRVALWNLMQLGQAISPLVEDVQLLNPALDVYIKTLEGTRHSIMLAKLGLTSQNPEEDKALIEALEPALAESEIDMTIFFRRLSHTGPELLTNPNNEEAKLREFLQLAAYSMAPAEEAELMQWLKRYLQRLRQESASPKAIKESMLRANPKYVLRNYLAQQAIEAAETGDLSLLNRLMQVLKTPFDEQPEHEELAAKRPDWAREKPGSATLSCSS; this comes from the coding sequence ATGTCGATACAAACTGAAACCCAGGCTAAGCCCCTGGAAGAAGCTGTTTTTCAGAACTCCTTCGTAGACGAGCTGAAGGGCGAAGCTTCTATGAATAAGAACCCGCGCCAGGTGCCGGGCTACCACTTCTCGCGGGTTACGCCTACCGCGGTCAACGCCCCCAAGTTGCTGGCATGGTCAGAGGAGCTAGGCCAGTACCTGGGTTTGGTGCGGCCGCCGGAGCAGGGGCCAGCAGTGGAGATGTTAGCCGGCAACCGGGTGGCGGAAAGCATGAAGCCCTTTGCGGCCCGCTACGGTGGCCATCAGTTCGGAAATTGGGCCGGGCAGCTCGGCGACGGCCGGGCCATGTCGCTGGGTGAGCTTACAGCCGTTGATGGCAGCGTGTGGGAAGTTCAACTCAAGGGAGCCGGCCCCACGCCGTACTCGCGCCGCGCTGATGGGCGGGCGGTGCTGCGTTCTTCTATCCGCGAGTTTCTTTGCAGCGAGGCCATGTATCATTTGGGCGTACCTACAACCCGCGCGCTGAGCCTCGTAGCCACCGGCGACCAGGTGGTGCGCGACATGTTCTACGATGGCAACGCCCGGCCCGAGCCGGGAGCTATTGTGGCCCGGGTAGCGCCTACGTTCGTGCGGTTCGGCAATTTCCAGATTCTGCTGGCTACCGGCGAAATGGATAACCTGCGCGCCCTGGCCGACTACGTCATCCGCCACCAGTACCCCGAGCTAGGTGAGCCCTCCCCAGCCGTGTACGTGCGCTGGTTTGAGGAAATCTGTCGCCGCACAGCCGTGATGATTGCGCACTGGCAGTCAGTAGGGTTTGTGCACGGCGTGATGAACACCGATAACATGTCGATTCTCGGCCTGACCATTGACTATGGCCCTTACGGCTGGCTGGAGCCGTACGACCTCGACTGGACGCCCAACACTACCGACTTTGGCGGGCGGCGCTACGCCTTTGGGCAACAGCCGCGCGTGGCCCTCTGGAACCTGATGCAGCTCGGTCAGGCTATTTCCCCGCTTGTGGAGGATGTGCAGTTGCTCAACCCCGCGCTTGACGTGTACATCAAGACACTGGAAGGCACCCGCCATAGCATAATGCTGGCCAAGCTTGGCCTAACTTCTCAGAACCCAGAAGAAGACAAAGCGCTAATTGAAGCCCTGGAACCAGCGTTGGCAGAGTCGGAAATCGATATGACTATCTTCTTCCGTCGTCTCTCACACACTGGCCCGGAGCTACTCACCAACCCTAACAACGAAGAAGCCAAATTGCGTGAATTCCTGCAACTGGCTGCTTACTCCATGGCGCCAGCAGAAGAGGCAGAGCTCATGCAGTGGCTGAAGCGTTACCTACAGCGCCTGCGCCAGGAAAGCGCCAGCCCGAAGGCAATCAAGGAGAGTATGCTGCGCGCCAACCCCAAGTACGTGCTGCGCAACTACCTCGCGCAACAGGCCATTGAAGCTGCTGAAACGGGTGACCTGTCGTTGCTGAACCGCCTGATGCAGGTGCTCAAAACGCCCTTCGATGAGCAGCCTGAACACGAGGAGCTAGCCGCCAAACGTCCCGATTGGGCCCGCGAGAAGCCCGGCAGCGCCACACTGTCGTGCAGCTCGTAG